ACGCCATCCCCACCTTACCAACCTGTCGCTGGTACTCCTCCACCGTCACCCCACGGGCGTCCTCTCGCTGCCCCAGTTTCGTGAGCACCGCCAGCTGCACCTTTTGGCCCGGCGCCCCCAAAGCCCTTGCGTCTGCCACGTCTACATACCACACATCCCCGCCTCCGTCTGGCCCTGCCGGTCGCCAATGTGCGAACGGGAGACGCTCGTCTTTGCGCCCATCCACCCCGTGAATCATCAGCAAGAATAATCCGGGTCTCGCCCGACTGTGCCTTTCCAGCGACCAGTGCTCGCAAAACAGGTTAAACTGGAACCGCAACGGCCCAGTCTGGCGGATCGAGATCTTCTGGCTGGCCGGCCGGAACGATCGCTCGCCAATACTGTGCTTTTTCGCGTCGCTGAAGGTCCTCGGCTGCTCCGCGCAAAGCGGTGAATTCGGGTCTCCCAGGATATATTCTTCCCAGCTGATTTCGCGCCGTCCATCATCACGGTAAAGATGGGCGTTGTCTTTAGGGAAATGTTTAAGGCCGAACTCATCATTCGTCATGGTGAACATGCTCGGGTTGAAGCTGCGCACGTACGGCATGTTCGGCCCCGTTGTATGGCCCGCACCCCAACACGCGTCTATCAGTTTCCAGTGTCCGTTGTCGATTCGCACAACGTTCCAGGCGTGTCCCGAGGGTGAGAACGGTGGCAGAGCGGCaccaggagctggagactcATACCCGGCACCTTTGCCGTGTCCAGAGACCACTCTAACTTCCAATCCTGCTTCTTTTGCGAGGGCGGCGAACAGACCAGCATAGCCCTCGCATACGGCCAGTCCCGACGCAAGGGTACTGCTAGGTGTAGACGGTTTCACGCAGTTATTGTAGAGAGACACTGTATCGTAGTCTATATTATGGTGTAGCCATGTAAAGATGGCCCGTGCCTTGTCGGTAGCGGACAGGAATGGCGCCGTGAGCTCCCTAGCAAGCCACCCAATGTCCTGAGTGGGGAGCGTTTGTCTCGGATACCGCGCAGCATGCGTGTCCGGCGCTGTGAAGTCTCGGCACACCATGCACGCTGCTGCTACTGTTGCAGCAGGAGGCGATGCGCCGTTAGATACTGCGCCATTAGATGCCGCAACGCGCGGCTTGGTCGCCATTATCGCAGAGAGATCTGGACGGGAGCCCACCGGTACTGGAGGTGGTGTACCCGCCGAACCGGCATCATGGGCAGGAGAGCTCGCTCCATTAGTATCTTGTATCTTTTTGCTGAGCCCTCCGAATCCCGATCCCCGAATCTTATCCAGCGCATTACCGGACGGGAGAGGCGGCGGGAGCCGCTTTGGCTGTGGCGGGGGGTTCGCGTCTTCATAAGCCGGCGGGTTAGGCGACGTATCGCGCGTATTCCTCCGAGGGAgctgtggtggttgttgcagCTGTGAAGGCGTGACGCTACGCTCCGTCGAGACTGTCGAGGCACTCTGATTCGAAGACCGACGAGCCGGGAGACTCGGTCGGGGCGGTGGTACCGGTAACCGTCCGTTACTGCTCGCCACGGTCTTGGGTTTTGGTCGCGACACTGTTGACGATACCGCCGGCTGGGTATTCTGTCGCTTCGGAGGCAACGGGGGCAGTTCTGTTGCACCCCATGGCGGTGCCTTTACCACTGATCCAGGTGTTGTAGGTTTCGAACTCGATTTCCCCGTCGTAGTTGTGGAGGCCGACAGTGCACTCGTAGACGTATTAGTCGACCGCGATGCATCAGACGCAACAGAATCAACCGAGGGCCGTCGCGGTGGCAGCGACGGTGCAGCAAGTTGCTGGCTCGAGCTTTTGCGGGCCGGTAGCGGTGGGGGTCTTTTTGGCTGCTGCCTGGCAGCGCCTGGCGTGATATCGCCAGGAACAACACCAGCGTGTGAAATCCTCGGGACAGGTGGCGGCGGCTCCTTGCTGTACGGCGGAGGTTGGATCGGAGCAGTGCTATTGTTATTATGATTACCGTTCGACTGCGACGAGGCAGGACGGAGAGCAAAAGCGGTTGGCTGGCTTCCGAGCAACGGCGATCCCGTGCCCTCAGAACCTTGTCCAGTTTGTGCCTGTTTCAGGGCCCGGATGCGTTCCTGGATGGACAGGACCTGGGGTTCTTCCGACATGCTGCCACCTCGACGATAAGGATGACTGAAGAATCCGTCGGGCAGAGAAGGTTTGCGGAAACGGAATCAGGGGACTCGCGCGCAAGGGCGGCGTGGCGGCGTCAAATAtctgggctgggctggtgaGGCTCAAGCCGGAATGGGGCGCTTGGCGGGATGAGGGACTGCGACGCTATTCTTAGCGAGGGGTAGCAGGGCCataaagagagaaaagaaaagaaaagagagtgTAATATAAGTAGAGGGAAgggaaataatataagaaaaatGCTTCATGCACGATTTAGCCCCATGAAACGACAGTGCCCCTCTGGGGTCGAAACAAGGCTGTGACCGGCTCAGCCTTGATTCTTAATCTGGGTGGAAATTGGATCGCATCGCTCCTGAATGCCTGAGGTGTTGATCCTGTGATCCCTCACATGGTTTTAGGGAAGGCGGTGGTTTGCAAATGACCCTGGCCTCTAGTTGCGCCCCGGTGGGCTTGTACAATGTCACTGTTTCACACGTATAGTGAATTTGTTTGCTAGGTCCCTGTTATTAGTCAAAGTGGACATTTGACCTTACGGTGATTACAAtgatggttgttggttgcttGGAAAATACCCGTCGTAGCTATGTATATATTCACTGTGGGACAAACTCGCCCTGAATCTGACGTATTACCCAACCTAGTGACATATCGATTTAACCAGTGTTTAGCAGATGTCTAGTAGACGGTTCCTAGAGGGACGAATCCTGTGTAGTTTGAAGCAGCATGTGAATCTCTATCAAAATGGGTGATGATTGGATAGGTTAAGTATAGATCATAATGACGCTACTCGGCAGCTCATGTGCAGCTTGTTTCGCCGCCTTCAACATTACCAGATGAACTCAGATGCCCTTTGATTTCGATATACGTCAGACAATATATTCCAGGCCACATCAAGATACTAGGTTGAAATGCCGCCGAAACGCAGAGCGAGAGCCCCTAAATCGGGACCCCAAAAACCAAACTCGCCCTCATCCCCGGATCAAAAACCCACTTCCCCATACCACGATGATAACCTAGAGCACGACAACATCAAAGTTTCAAATCAACGCAGAGAACTCCCGACAGAGCCATTGACACCCGAGGAAATCCAGATGCCCGAACCACTGCCCGAGACAGACGAGGAAATACCCGAAGAAACGGAGCATACCATTGGCGAGGCGGGAACAGCAGAAAAACACGGGTTTGCTGGTGGATATAACGCATTGAAGTCGCACAAGGGGCAATATTACTCTGGTATGGCGGTTGGGGGCTCGCACACTTGGAACTATGACCCGGGTGTTTGGAAGGAGACGAAAGAAGAGCCGGATTTGTGGAGAATCGATTATAGGACTAACAAGAGACGGGCCAGGAATGCGCCAAAGGGGAGCGGAGCTCCTGTGGGAACAGAGTACCACTGGCTTGTTGTTGGGCATCAGGTATGCGTCTTCCCGCTGGCTTTGCCGCCTCGCGTTGATACTATTGCGGATATCCCGTGAGTGGCATTGTTTCTGACAAGCATTTAGTATGTTAAGAAAATAGATGCCAACACATATGAAACTGCCCTTGAAGGGTCAAAATATAAATTGGCGTATAGGTCAGCCGATTCGAACTCTTGGTCTGTTCCCACCATCAAGAAACAGCGGGAGCGAGAAGTTGAGCTACTTGAAGATGCTAAGTTGCGTGTTCAGGGCCTGCCGCCTGTTTCTGAGAAGGTTAAGGTcgagaaacaagaaaaaggcCAG
Above is a window of Aspergillus puulaauensis MK2 DNA, chromosome 2, nearly complete sequence DNA encoding:
- a CDS encoding uncharacterized protein (COG:S;~EggNog:ENOG410PN0A) is translated as MPPKRRARAPKSGPQKPNSPSSPDQKPTSPYHDDNLEHDNIKVSNQRRELPTEPLTPEEIQMPEPLPETDEEIPEETEHTIGEAGTAEKHGFAGGYNALKSHKGQYYSGMAVGGSHTWNYDPGVWKETKEEPDLWRIDYRTNKRRARNAPKGSGAPVGTEYHWLVVGHQVCVFPLALPPRVDTIADIP
- a CDS encoding uncharacterized protein (COG:O;~EggNog:ENOG410PMA6;~InterPro:IPR038765,IPR002931;~MEROPS:MER0472834;~PFAM:PF01841) — protein: MSEEPQVLSIQERIRALKQAQTGQGSEGTGSPLLGSQPTAFALRPASSQSNGNHNNNSTAPIQPPPYSKEPPPPVPRISHAGVVPGDITPGAARQQPKRPPPLPARKSSSQQLAAPSLPPRRPSVDSVASDASRSTNTSTSALSASTTTTGKSSSKPTTPGSVVKAPPWGATELPPLPPKRQNTQPAVSSTVSRPKPKTVASSNGRLPVPPPRPSLPARRSSNQSASTVSTERSVTPSQLQQPPQLPRRNTRDTSPNPPAYEDANPPPQPKRLPPPLPSGNALDKIRGSGFGGLSKKIQDTNGASSPAHDAGSAGTPPPVPVGSRPDLSAIMATKPRVAASNGAVSNGASPPAATVAAACMVCRDFTAPDTHAARYPRQTLPTQDIGWLARELTAPFLSATDKARAIFTWLHHNIDYDTVSLYNNCVKPSTPSSTLASGLAVCEGYAGLFAALAKEAGLEVRVVSGHGKGAGYESPAPGAALPPFSPSGHAWNVVRIDNGHWKLIDACWGAGHTTGPNMPYVRSFNPSMFTMTNDEFGLKHFPKDNAHLYRDDGRREISWEEYILGDPNSPLCAEQPRTFSDAKKHSIGERSFRPASQKISIRQTGPLRFQFNLFCEHWSLERHSRARPGLFLLMIHGVDGRKDERLPFAHWRPAGPDGGGDVWYVDVADARALGAPGQKVQLAVLTKLGQREDARGVTVEEYQRQVGKVGMAWAYIAEWELVV